The DNA region TGATCATGGAGAAAATAGTACCATGGGAGAGATATACAAAATTTCACCAACTCCATTAGGGTAGATAATGAAATTAGCATTTGTCAAGGCAACAAAGCATAAATCATACAGAAGAAAATAGCTTACCCATAATAACGGTCTTTAATGTTTTGCTGGGATAGCTCTCCTGTTTCAGGCATCTCATGCCGGTATGGACATTCAGCACCTCTTGTACACTCACCCCTGATGAAGAAACTACAAACATGTGCTCGGTTCCTTTTATAGTATGGCGTTGTTCTTTGAAGCTTTAAAATAGTATCATTAGGTCGCATCTTCCCGAATGAGGATTCATAATCCAGTCCAGCCCTAGTCTacataaaaaggaaaatcaaatcCACTTAGATAAGCCACCATGAGAAAACTAGACTTAGTCATCAATCATTCATTATAACCTAATCAAATTCCAAAACCAACAAATGTTGAAATATAACCCTTAAgttaaaaaagacaaagaaagtgAACATGGTCATACCTTCCTGTCGTGTTCTTCAGCAAAGTACTCTCTGTTGACATCACTTTTAGGGATAGAGTCATGAGTACTAATGTTGAGTGCTGTGTCCCTGACCTGGACTGGAAGACCATACTCAAGATCCAAAAGACAAACTTGGCACACATTTTTCAGCTTGCAACAAGTCTGACAAATTTCGGTCTTCTTGTATCTAGCATCCCGGCCAGGTCTCCACCTAAACACCGTGAAAGGTCTTGTACATATCTTGCACTCCTTATCGTAATTCGCTTTAGTCTACATACCAAAACATAATACTTCAGTCAGCAATTGCATctcaaacaaacccaaaaactgCTTCCAATACCTAACTTGTAGCTGAAAGCTATGAGAATCAGCATATCGAGCTATAACTAGACGAAATTGGATCGACGAAGTTGTGACctacctaaaccctaaaaaaacctaaattactAAGCTAACCACTCCAAAACACACAGAAAACATCAACGAGCAAGAGATTGAGATCCGAAAAAAGACGATTCAGGAACcattgaaagaaaacaagagacaGGCAAATCCATTAGATGGGAATCGAGGAAGTGAATTTACCATTCGCACGTAGGGGTTGTCACCGAGACAAGATTCGCAGATGATTGGGAAATCGGAGCGTTCCCATCCATCGGCTTCATGATCTCTAAGTATCCTGTGAGCCATTCTCTTCTCCTCTGATTCGATTTCTCGCGATATCGAATCTCGAACACAAACCAAGGTGACGACGGGACGGGATGGATTTTTAACTAGGGCAGAGTCggtttttttatctttagaatattacaatataaaccCGAAACTTTCactaaatttcaaaattgacttttctttttttaataacacaAATCAATCCACTAACTCAATGAGGCACTAAAAGCATTGGCGGGAACTAAATATCCTTGAAGGGCTAAATCCcgccaaaataaaataaaattggaaactcCTTTAAGATGTGTGTGACTGTCTGTGTGCCAATTCTTgtttccaacaacaacaaaaaaaaaaaatctgcaaaaCCTCTCTCTCACAAACGACGAGATGTTGGAGCTACGTCTTGTTCAGGGCTCACTGTTGAAGAAGGTTCTAGAATCGATCAAGGATCTGGTGAACGATGCCAACTTCGACTGCTCCACCACTGGTTTCTCGCTCCAAGCTATGGATTCAAGCCACGTCGCTTTGGTGTCTCTCTTGCTGAGATCCGAAGGCTTCGAGCACTACAGGTGCGACAGGAATCTCTCCATGGGGATGAATCTCGGCAACATGTCCAAGATGCTCAAATGTGCTGGAAATGATGATATCATCACTATCAAGGCTGATGACGGCGGCGACACTGTCACCTTCATGTTCGAGAGCCCTAGTAaggtttcttttgatttatgtGTACAGTATGATGTCAGTTCTCTTAGGGTTGTAGTATTATAGTAGTCTTTAAGGGTCAAAACTTGGTTAGACATAGCTGCTTCCTGATTTTGAGGGAGAAACTTGATATGTTTTGTTGAGGTTACCACTTGCTAGTTAAACGAAGATCTCTTTTTGATGATTTACAGCGCAAGACAAGATTGCAGATTTTGAGATGAAGCTGATGGATATTGACAGTGAACATCTAGGAATACCTGAGGCCGAGTACCACTCGATCGTGAGGATGCCGTCGAGTGAGTTTTCCAGGATCTGCAAAGATCTAAGTAGCATTGGTGATACAGGTACATTGTGTTATATGTAGTCAGGATTGTTTCTATTGTGAATCTGAGTTGCTTTTTGGAGTCTATATAGAGACTTGACTTGATGTTATTGTTGCAGTTGTCATCTCTGTGACTAAAGAAGGGGTTAAGTTTTCCACTGCCGGTGACATTGGAACCGCTAACATTGTGCTCAGGCAGAACACAACTGTTGACAAGGTATTGACTTGTCTAGCTCTAAATTATGAAAACAGTTGACAAATCATCTATGGCTGTTTCATTGGAGCGACATGTTGAAttgaggtttttgttttgtgtattgcAGCCGGAAGATGCCATTGTGATAGAGATGAACGAGCCAGTGTCTCTCTCATTTGCCCTGAGGTACATGAACTCCTTCACAAAGGCAACTCCATTGTCGGACACAGTGACAATCAGCTTATCGTCCGAGTTGCCAGTAGTTGTGGAGTATAAGGTTGCTGAGATGGGTTACATTCGTTATTACTTGGCTCctaagattgaagaagaagaagacactaaTGCCTAAGACCCCTTAGTTACCATAACTTCTCTTCATCCTAAAATGTTGAAGATTCCTTGATGATgcttatgtttttatttgtgaGATTCCATTGTATGCCCCTCTAGAATCAGTTGTTTTCTTGActtattatgttttatgataacaaagtTCAGCAAAATAGTTGTCTTCGAAACTATAACGATTCATCAACAAACTAACTCCATTTGGCAAGATATTGATACACTAACACAACCATAATTTGCGTATACCTCAAATGTATGTGAACATTTACATGAAAAGGTATATTGGATTCCGTTAGACTTCTCAACATCAGTTCTTTGACACCATTTCTACATTTGTGTAGTACATGTAAGTGCACAAGACAGTGCATCAGGTAAACCTAGTATAATACAAGTTGACTACATCTACTTTGGTTTTACTTGTTTATGTTACAACGAAAGCACTTGAAGAGCCTGTGAAATGGTGGACTGACCCAAAGAGCTTCTTTGCAGCACCAAAATGGGTGATCCTGTAAACCCCTGGTGATGCAGTCTCTGGGATTCTCCATTCCACAGTGGCATGACTCCGGGAGCTCAGCTTTTTAGGCCTTGACCACTTGAACCTCAGACATAGATCATCGTCGTCATAAACTGGGGTCCAAGTCTTGTCCTTCTGCTCTAGTCTCTCCACCAGAGCAAACGTCCCTGCCATGAACATAGTATCACTTGTTAGATTTCAAAGTCACTCACTTTGAAATCTCTATGACTAAGAAGCAGACACAAGCATAAGCAATTTTGGCTGATGATACCTTCTGTCAGTAGATCGTTTCTAGGGCAAGCTGACCGGAATACAACAGTCACCTGGTCGTTTCCCCTCTTCAAAGACAGGTTTTTGGGGACATCCGAGATTACATCCCCAAAACTGTCTCCGTCAGGAGTTGTGTCCATCATGACTGGTGTGAGGAAGCTCAGTTGCTTGTCAAGGAGATCCGGTGGTTGAGGACCCTGTTCAACAGGCATATCAAGGACGAGAGATTTGGAGAGTTTCTTGAACTCTTGAATGTAGCCACTGAGGGTGTGTGGGCCATACAGTGTAGATGCGCCCTAAAGAATGCAACCATTGCATCAGATACAGATTAAGAGAAACATGAAGGAGCTGTTTGTTCTACAGTATCAGTGTGATAAGCTATTACCTCATATCTTTGCACTTGGTACTCCTCAAAGGTAGTCACATACTGCGAGTAACCATTAGCCAACCCAGCTATCACGACGTGAATCTCACCACTCAATTCTTTATTACCACTGCTTTTAAGCTGTGTCTTCACTGCATCACGGAGACGCCTTCCAGCCATAGTTGTAAATTCTGACAAGAAAGATAGACAGTAATATTAATCATCGCATCATTAGTCATTATTATGAAGTGTGACAATCTGAAGATTTTCCACTACCTCCAGGAACGCTGAGAATGAAAAGTTGTCCAATACGTAGAATTTGCAATGAAAGAATTGACGGCTGTAATCAATGACAAGTTAGAATAGAGTCTTAAAACCGTAANATCAAAAATATGATCAAGTCACTCACTTAAAAATATCTAATGACTAAGATAAGAAGCAGACACAAGCATAAACTATTTTGGCTGATGATACCTTCTGTCAGTAGATCGTTTCTAGGGCAAGCTGACCGGAATACAACAGTCACCTGGTCGTTTCCCCTCTTCAAAGACAGGTTTTTGGGAACATCCGAGATTACATCCCCAAAACTGTCTCCGTCAGGAGTTGTGTCCATCATGACTGGTGTGAGGAAGCTCAGTTGCTTGTCAAGGAGATCCGGTGGTTGAGGACCCTGTTCAACAGGCATATCAAGGACGAGAGATTTGGAGAGTTTCTTGAACTCTTGAATGTAGCCACTGAGGGTGTGTGGGCCATACAGTGTAGATGCGCCCTAAAGAATGCAACCATTGCATCAGATACAGATTAAGAGAAACATGAAGGAGCTGTTTGTTCTACAGTATCAGTGTGATAAGCTATTACCTCATATCTTTGCACTTGGTACTCCTCAAAGGTAGTCACATACTGCGAGTAACCATTAGCCAACCCAGCTATCACGACGTGAATCTCACCACTCAATTCTTTATTACCACTGCTTTTAAGCTGTGTCTTCACTGCATCACGGAGACGCCTTCCAGCCATAGTTGTAAATTCTGACAAGAAAGATAGACAGTAATATTAATCATCGCATCATTAGTCATTATTATGAAGTGTGACAATCTGAAGATTTTCCACTACCTCCAGGAACGCTGAGAATGAAAAGTTGTCCAATACGTAGAATTTGCAATGAAAGAATTGACGGCTGTAATCAATGACAAGTTAGAATAGAGTCTTAAAACCGTAAACAAGACTCATGGAagttcacaatttttttaactacTTACAGCCCAGTCATATGGCTTTGTCATTTCTCCAGTGTCAAGCAAGATTGGTTTTGGGTAATGACAATCGCTTTGTTTCTTGTCCGGTTTTTTAAGAACGTTTCTCACCAATCTCCAGAAAGGGTTCCCCTGATTTATCATCCAAACGGTAGACTAAAGAAATGAATAGCATGGAGGCAATATATACCTATTGGTTGATACAATATGACTTTGACTAAATACCTTCTCATCTCCTTGTGTAAAATCAAATGCTCCTGGTCCATCTGTGGTTCCAGCAGCAAAAGCGAATCCCATTGCCGCAGGACAAGTTTTTACAACTTCTGAAATCCCATCTTTTTTTGGAAGTGTCACATTGAGCTGTGAAAAGTCAACATAAACATGGCGGTAATCAACCTTCCCTTGTAGCTGTTCAGATGCTTTGCTGAAAAGATCCAAAGCCATCTTGAATTGTCTCTCACCAATTATCCGTGTACTCTCAAATTCATCAGGATAGCTGCAATGATAAAGCAAAACATGTCAACAGAGTATCCCTTTGAAAAATTTGTGCTATCTAATCTTGTAagccgacaaaaaaaataaagacaggTGAATACCCTGGTCCACGCCCATAGCACATCTCATTTCTCCCACCACATGTACTGTGATTGAAATCACAAGGAAGACCAGTGTCTAGGCAAAAGGCTCCAAGCACATTTGGGCTAACATCACCACAGTTCGTTTGACAGAAAGCTGAAACAAAGCCCGGCATGTCAGCCTTCCTCAGAGCACTCCTCACCCGCCTTGCAGCACTTGAAATTCTAGTTGCAGGCCTACCAGGTTGTGACTCAAAGTAAGATGCAAGCTCTAGCAACTCGTCATCTGCATCAGATCAAACAAACTGAACATTATATCGTGTTCCATCTTTAGAGACACAAAGCTGTTGTTAGAAAGGTGTTGTAAACTTACGGCTGTCCTGATTCTCGATTATGCTTGAAACTCTTCTAGGTATCTCATCTGAAATAAATTCTTCCGGGTAGGATCTTTCAGCATTGTTCTGTTCAAACCAATCCTCCATAAATCGTGCTGCAGCGCCCTTGT from Camelina sativa cultivar DH55 chromosome 3, Cs, whole genome shotgun sequence includes:
- the LOC104765409 gene encoding neutral ceramidase-like: MRKIHHPTSLPPIPFLCFYSQTLLLSFASHSLSLSRFIVPFLLPSHIDQTYLSGLSLTNPVLRDQEGNVKVVIRNFTMMELSLLRLWSTCIVLLLTSGGVYSNSEYFIGLGSYDITGPAADVNMMGYANMEQVASGIHFRLRARTFIVSEPQGNRVVFVNLDACMASQIVKLKVIERLKARYGDLYTEKNVGISGIHTHAGPGGYLQYVVYIVTSLGFVRQSFDALVDGIEHSIIQAHDNLRPGSVFINSGELLDAGVNRSPSAYLNNPSEERSKHKYDVDKEMTLLKFVDDQWGPVGSFNWFATHGTSMSRTNSLISGDNKGAAARFMEDWFEQNNAERSYPEEFISDEIPRRVSSIIENQDSHDELLELASYFESQPGRPATRISSAARRVRSALRKADMPGFVSAFCQTNCGDVSPNVLGAFCLDTGLPCDFNHSTCGGRNEMCYGRGPGYPDEFESTRIIGERQFKMALDLFSKASEQLQGKVDYRHVYVDFSQLNVTLPKKDGISEVVKTCPAAMGFAFAAGTTDGPGAFDFTQGDEKGNPFWRLVRNVLKKPDKKQSDCHYPKPILLDTGEMTKPYDWAPSILSLQILRIGQLFILSVPGEFTTMAGRRLRDAVKTQLKSSGNKELSGEIHVVIAGLANGYSQYVTTFEEYQVQRYEGASTLYGPHTLSGYIQEFKKLSKSLVLDMPVEQGPQPPDLLDKQLSFLTPVMMDTTPDGDSFGDVISDVPKNLSLKRGNDQVTVVFRSACPRNDLLTEGTFALVERLEQKDKTWTPVYDDDDLCLRFKWSRPKKLSSRSHATVEWRIPETASPGVYRITHFGAAKKLFGSVHHFTGSSSAFVVT
- the LOC109124439 gene encoding proliferating cellular nuclear antigen 1, which gives rise to MLELRLVQGSLLKKVLESIKDLVNDANFDCSTTGFSLQAMDSSHVALVSLLLRSEGFEHYRCDRNLSMGMNLGNMSKMLKCAGNDDIITIKADDGGDTVTFMFESPTQDKIADFEMKLMDIDSEHLGIPEAEYHSIVRMPSSEFSRICKDLSSIGDTVVISVTKEGVKFSTAGDIGTANIVLRQNTTVDKPEDAIVIEMNEPVSLSFALRYMNSFTKATPLSDTVTISLSSELPVVVEYKVAEMGYIRYYLAPKIEEEEDTNA